One genomic region from Haloprofundus salinisoli encodes:
- a CDS encoding DUF7504 family protein, whose product MQLKRRGCNLLVTGSVSEAVTARATQRLLGSPVEDRKRLVTLTEAPTRGVDARLPIGVSADDADVRIVERRRVDRSAVEGVRHDGRSGDTELRRLERDISRAIASLDDGSGFGPSELRLSVDSLGTLTEMYEIPQVCGFLRRVCDTVEDREGMGHYHLPLPDDSPRVDQFAHVFDARIELRQREPYGPEQRWHVPDYGTTGWIQI is encoded by the coding sequence ATGCAGTTGAAGCGTCGGGGCTGCAATCTCCTCGTTACGGGGTCAGTGTCGGAAGCGGTGACCGCCCGAGCGACCCAACGACTGCTCGGCTCGCCCGTCGAGGACCGCAAACGGCTCGTGACGCTGACGGAGGCACCGACGAGAGGCGTCGACGCTCGGCTCCCCATCGGCGTCTCCGCCGACGACGCCGACGTGAGAATCGTCGAACGGCGACGCGTCGACCGGTCGGCCGTCGAGGGTGTCCGACACGACGGTCGAAGCGGCGACACCGAACTTCGGCGTCTCGAACGCGACATCTCACGCGCCATCGCCTCACTCGACGACGGCAGCGGGTTCGGCCCGAGCGAACTCCGACTGTCGGTCGATTCGCTGGGCACGCTCACGGAGATGTACGAGATACCGCAGGTCTGCGGCTTCCTCCGCCGAGTCTGCGACACCGTCGAAGATAGAGAGGGTATGGGCCACTACCACCTCCCCCTCCCGGACGACAGTCCGCGCGTCGACCAGTTCGCGCACGTGTTCGACGCGCGCATCGAACTCCGTCAGCGCGAACCCTACGGTCCCGAACAACGGTGGCACGTCCCGGACTACGGGACGACGGGGTGGATACAGATATGA